One window of Siniperca chuatsi isolate FFG_IHB_CAS linkage group LG19, ASM2008510v1, whole genome shotgun sequence genomic DNA carries:
- the arl8 gene encoding ADP-ribosylation factor-like 8 encodes MGLIFAKLWSFFCNQEHKVIIVGLDNAGKTTILYQFLMNEVVHTSPTIGSNVEEIVVKNTHFLMWDIGGQESLRSSWNTYYSNTEFIILVVDSTDRERLAISKEELYRMLAHEDLRKAAVLIFANKQDMKDCMSAAEISKYLTLSSIKDHPWHIQSCCALTGEGLCQGLEWMTSRAGLR; translated from the exons ATGGGGCTCATATTCGCCAAACTGTGGAGCTTCTTCTGTAACCAAG AGCACAAGGTGATAATCGTTGGACTCGACAATGCAGGGAAAACCACAATCCTCTACCAATT TCTGATGAATGAGGTGGTCCACACGTCACCCACTATCGGAAGCAATGTGGAAGAAATAGTGGTGAAGAACACTCACTTTCTGATGTGGGATATAGGAGGGCAGGAGTCTCTCAGGTCCTCCTGGAACACCTACTACTCTAATACAGAG TTCATCATTCTGGTGGTGgacagcacagacagagagagactagCCATCTCTAAAGAGGAGCTCTACAGGATGCTGGCTCATGAG GACCTGCGGAAAGCAGCTGTGTTGATATTTGCCAATAAGCAGGATATGAAGGACTGTATGTCTGCAGCGGAGATCTCCAAATACCTCACCCTGAGCTCCATCAAAGACCACCCCTGGCACATACAGTCCTGCTGTGCACTTACAGGAGAGGG TTTATGCCAAGGCCTTGAGTGGATGACCTCGAGGGCCGGACTCAGATAG
- the nsun6 gene encoding tRNA (cytosine(72)-C(5))-methyltransferase NSUN6 isoform X2, with protein sequence MSIFPRISLKPEVTDFLRSVFLNKEVLAAVGHQEAECRFQKLLTCLTHPPSYTCVRASTHLAPLEEIRHKLGEELKKMCNSSAEEVSVQILPHPQIPDVLLLPVDGPRPVKQLSSEVVVGAQCGSAVLRGAHVFVPGIVASPKYMKAGDVVSVFSDLEGKCTRGATSFQGKRVFLGNGVAQMDRSSIFCTDEPAKGIGVRMVEPLYQSPSFDGVLPNLAFLQNLPSVVVGHVLGPRPGERILDMCAAPGGKTCHIAALMGDQGEVVALDRIRNKIDRICQNAQMLHLRSIKAYCFNSTRAVSSDPAQETEGPPFPPESFDRVLLDAPCSGLGQRPNMGTTWSLKEICSYQPLQRKLLHAAVRLLKKGGVLVYSTCTVTLAENEEQVAWALDTFPCLTLQPQEPHIGTEGMLGAGLSPEQLRLLQRFRPELSWDQTGTAAPLPCRADGDTIGFFIAKFLKD encoded by the exons ATGTCTATTTTTCCAAGGATTTCTCTGAAGCCTGAAGTGACAGATTTTCTCAGGAGTGTTTTCTTAAACAAGGAG GTGTTGGCTGCAGTCGGACATCAGGAGGCAGAGTGTCGTTTCCAGAAGCTGCTCACATGCCTGACTCACCCTCCTTCGTATACTTGTGTTCGGGCCAGCACTCATCTGGCTCCCCTGGAAGAGATCAGACACAAGTTAGGAGAAGAGCTGAAAAAG ATGTGCAACTCATCAGCCGAGGAGGTCTCCGTTCAGATTCTTCCTCACCCGCAAATTCCAGATGTGCTTCTTCTTCCTGTCGATGGCCCGAG GCCTGTGAAGCAGCTCAGCTCAGAGGTGGTGGTTGGGGCTCAGTGTGGCAGCGCCGTACTGAGAGGTGCTCACGTCTTCGTCCCGGGGATCGTTGCCAGCCCCAAGT aCATGAAGGCTGGAGATGTGGTGTCTGTCTTCTCTGACTTGGAGGGTAAGTGCACCCGAGGAGCCACGAGCTTCCAGGGAAAGAGAGTGTTTTTGGGAAATGGAGTCGCTCAAATGGACCGCTCCAGCATCTTCTGCACAGATGAACCTGCCAA AGGGATAGGTGTTCGAATGGTGGAGCCACTTTACCAGAGTCCTTCCTTCGATGGCGTTTTACCCAACCTGGCATTCCTACAG AACCTTCCCTCTGTAGTCGTGGGCCACGTGCTCGGGCCTCGTCCAGGAGAACGGATCTTGGATATGTGTGCTGCACCTGGAGGGAAGACCTGCCACATCGCTGCGCTCATGGGGGATCAG GGCGAGGTCGTGGCTCTGGACAGGATCCGAAATAAGATCGATCGAATTTGTCAAAATGCCCAAATGTTGCATTTGCGTTCTATCAAAGCTTATTGCTTTAACAGCACTCGAGCTGTGAGCAGTGACCCGGCACAGGAAACTGAAG GACCTCCCTTCCCTCCTGAAAGTTTCGACCGGGTTCTGCTGGACGCTCCCTGTAGCGGACTCGGACAGAGACCCAACATGGGCACGACCTGGAGCCTCAAGGAGATCTGTTCCTACCAGCCGCTGCAGCGCAAGTTACTCCACGCT GCAGTGCGGTTGCTGAAGAAAGGCGGGGTTCTTGTGTACAGCACCTGCACAGTGACTCTAGCCGAGAACGAGGAGCAGGTAGCCTGGGCCCTCGATACCTTTCCCTGTCTCACGCTTCAGCCTcag GAGCCTCACATCGGCACAGAAGGCATGCTGGGAGCCGGCCTGTCACCTGAGCAGCTGCGCCTCCTCCAGAGGTTCAGACCCGAGCTGAGCTGGGACCAGACAGGAACGGCAGCGCCCCTCCCCTGCAGAGCCGACGGGGACACCATTGGCTTTTTCATTGCCAAGTTCCTAAAAGACTGA
- the nsun6 gene encoding tRNA (cytosine(72)-C(5))-methyltransferase NSUN6 isoform X3: MTRVERKIEEMSIFPRISLKPEVTDFLRSVFLNKEVLAAVGHQEAECRFQKLLTCLTHPPSYTCVRASTHLAPLEEIRHKLGEELKKQMCNSSAEEVSVQILPHPQIPDVLLLPVDGPRPVKQLSSEVVVGAQCGSAVLRGAHVFVPGIVASPKYMKAGDVVSVFSDLEGKCTRGATSFQGKRVFLGNGVAQMDRSSIFCTDEPAKGIGVRMVEPLYQSPSFDGVLPNLAFLQNLPSVVVGHVLGPRPGERILDMCAAPGGKTCHIAALMGDQGEVVALDRIRNKIDRICQNAQMLHLRSIKAYCFNSTRAVSSDPAQETEGPPFPPESFDRVLLDAPCSGLGQRPNMGTTWSLKEICSYQPLQRKLLHAAVRLLKKGGVLVYSTCTVTLAENEEQVAWALDTFPCLTLQPQEPHIGTEGMLGAGLSPEQLRLLQRFRPELSWDQTGTAAPLPCRADGDTIGFFIAKFLKD; this comes from the exons ATGACCCGTGTTGAACGTAAA ATTGAAGAAATGTCTATTTTTCCAAGGATTTCTCTGAAGCCTGAAGTGACAGATTTTCTCAGGAGTGTTTTCTTAAACAAGGAG GTGTTGGCTGCAGTCGGACATCAGGAGGCAGAGTGTCGTTTCCAGAAGCTGCTCACATGCCTGACTCACCCTCCTTCGTATACTTGTGTTCGGGCCAGCACTCATCTGGCTCCCCTGGAAGAGATCAGACACAAGTTAGGAGAAGAGCTGAAAAAG CAGATGTGCAACTCATCAGCCGAGGAGGTCTCCGTTCAGATTCTTCCTCACCCGCAAATTCCAGATGTGCTTCTTCTTCCTGTCGATGGCCCGAG GCCTGTGAAGCAGCTCAGCTCAGAGGTGGTGGTTGGGGCTCAGTGTGGCAGCGCCGTACTGAGAGGTGCTCACGTCTTCGTCCCGGGGATCGTTGCCAGCCCCAAGT aCATGAAGGCTGGAGATGTGGTGTCTGTCTTCTCTGACTTGGAGGGTAAGTGCACCCGAGGAGCCACGAGCTTCCAGGGAAAGAGAGTGTTTTTGGGAAATGGAGTCGCTCAAATGGACCGCTCCAGCATCTTCTGCACAGATGAACCTGCCAA AGGGATAGGTGTTCGAATGGTGGAGCCACTTTACCAGAGTCCTTCCTTCGATGGCGTTTTACCCAACCTGGCATTCCTACAG AACCTTCCCTCTGTAGTCGTGGGCCACGTGCTCGGGCCTCGTCCAGGAGAACGGATCTTGGATATGTGTGCTGCACCTGGAGGGAAGACCTGCCACATCGCTGCGCTCATGGGGGATCAG GGCGAGGTCGTGGCTCTGGACAGGATCCGAAATAAGATCGATCGAATTTGTCAAAATGCCCAAATGTTGCATTTGCGTTCTATCAAAGCTTATTGCTTTAACAGCACTCGAGCTGTGAGCAGTGACCCGGCACAGGAAACTGAAG GACCTCCCTTCCCTCCTGAAAGTTTCGACCGGGTTCTGCTGGACGCTCCCTGTAGCGGACTCGGACAGAGACCCAACATGGGCACGACCTGGAGCCTCAAGGAGATCTGTTCCTACCAGCCGCTGCAGCGCAAGTTACTCCACGCT GCAGTGCGGTTGCTGAAGAAAGGCGGGGTTCTTGTGTACAGCACCTGCACAGTGACTCTAGCCGAGAACGAGGAGCAGGTAGCCTGGGCCCTCGATACCTTTCCCTGTCTCACGCTTCAGCCTcag GAGCCTCACATCGGCACAGAAGGCATGCTGGGAGCCGGCCTGTCACCTGAGCAGCTGCGCCTCCTCCAGAGGTTCAGACCCGAGCTGAGCTGGGACCAGACAGGAACGGCAGCGCCCCTCCCCTGCAGAGCCGACGGGGACACCATTGGCTTTTTCATTGCCAAGTTCCTAAAAGACTGA
- the nsun6 gene encoding tRNA (cytosine(72)-C(5))-methyltransferase NSUN6 isoform X1, with protein MSIFPRISLKPEVTDFLRSVFLNKEVLAAVGHQEAECRFQKLLTCLTHPPSYTCVRASTHLAPLEEIRHKLGEELKKQMCNSSAEEVSVQILPHPQIPDVLLLPVDGPRPVKQLSSEVVVGAQCGSAVLRGAHVFVPGIVASPKYMKAGDVVSVFSDLEGKCTRGATSFQGKRVFLGNGVAQMDRSSIFCTDEPAKGIGVRMVEPLYQSPSFDGVLPNLAFLQNLPSVVVGHVLGPRPGERILDMCAAPGGKTCHIAALMGDQGEVVALDRIRNKIDRICQNAQMLHLRSIKAYCFNSTRAVSSDPAQETEGPPFPPESFDRVLLDAPCSGLGQRPNMGTTWSLKEICSYQPLQRKLLHAAVRLLKKGGVLVYSTCTVTLAENEEQVAWALDTFPCLTLQPQEPHIGTEGMLGAGLSPEQLRLLQRFRPELSWDQTGTAAPLPCRADGDTIGFFIAKFLKD; from the exons ATGTCTATTTTTCCAAGGATTTCTCTGAAGCCTGAAGTGACAGATTTTCTCAGGAGTGTTTTCTTAAACAAGGAG GTGTTGGCTGCAGTCGGACATCAGGAGGCAGAGTGTCGTTTCCAGAAGCTGCTCACATGCCTGACTCACCCTCCTTCGTATACTTGTGTTCGGGCCAGCACTCATCTGGCTCCCCTGGAAGAGATCAGACACAAGTTAGGAGAAGAGCTGAAAAAG CAGATGTGCAACTCATCAGCCGAGGAGGTCTCCGTTCAGATTCTTCCTCACCCGCAAATTCCAGATGTGCTTCTTCTTCCTGTCGATGGCCCGAG GCCTGTGAAGCAGCTCAGCTCAGAGGTGGTGGTTGGGGCTCAGTGTGGCAGCGCCGTACTGAGAGGTGCTCACGTCTTCGTCCCGGGGATCGTTGCCAGCCCCAAGT aCATGAAGGCTGGAGATGTGGTGTCTGTCTTCTCTGACTTGGAGGGTAAGTGCACCCGAGGAGCCACGAGCTTCCAGGGAAAGAGAGTGTTTTTGGGAAATGGAGTCGCTCAAATGGACCGCTCCAGCATCTTCTGCACAGATGAACCTGCCAA AGGGATAGGTGTTCGAATGGTGGAGCCACTTTACCAGAGTCCTTCCTTCGATGGCGTTTTACCCAACCTGGCATTCCTACAG AACCTTCCCTCTGTAGTCGTGGGCCACGTGCTCGGGCCTCGTCCAGGAGAACGGATCTTGGATATGTGTGCTGCACCTGGAGGGAAGACCTGCCACATCGCTGCGCTCATGGGGGATCAG GGCGAGGTCGTGGCTCTGGACAGGATCCGAAATAAGATCGATCGAATTTGTCAAAATGCCCAAATGTTGCATTTGCGTTCTATCAAAGCTTATTGCTTTAACAGCACTCGAGCTGTGAGCAGTGACCCGGCACAGGAAACTGAAG GACCTCCCTTCCCTCCTGAAAGTTTCGACCGGGTTCTGCTGGACGCTCCCTGTAGCGGACTCGGACAGAGACCCAACATGGGCACGACCTGGAGCCTCAAGGAGATCTGTTCCTACCAGCCGCTGCAGCGCAAGTTACTCCACGCT GCAGTGCGGTTGCTGAAGAAAGGCGGGGTTCTTGTGTACAGCACCTGCACAGTGACTCTAGCCGAGAACGAGGAGCAGGTAGCCTGGGCCCTCGATACCTTTCCCTGTCTCACGCTTCAGCCTcag GAGCCTCACATCGGCACAGAAGGCATGCTGGGAGCCGGCCTGTCACCTGAGCAGCTGCGCCTCCTCCAGAGGTTCAGACCCGAGCTGAGCTGGGACCAGACAGGAACGGCAGCGCCCCTCCCCTGCAGAGCCGACGGGGACACCATTGGCTTTTTCATTGCCAAGTTCCTAAAAGACTGA